In a genomic window of Thermoproteus tenax Kra 1:
- the upp gene encoding uracil phosphoribosyltransferase — protein sequence MPVHIIDHPYAQHILTRLRDANTASLEFRKGLVRLGRIVGYEIARTFPKRVVKVRTPLGEAEGLVLEDLDKVVIVEVLRAAMPLVEGLLKAFPEAKIGVVAARRREEGGKIGVDVFYSRIPRVDGQVVILADPMLATGTTMAAAIGEVLKSGVPKRLITVSVISTPVGIERVLSSYPTAEVFTVAIDEVLNSDGFIVPGLGDAGDRAFGG from the coding sequence ATGCCGGTACACATAATCGATCACCCCTACGCTCAACATATCCTCACGAGGTTGAGGGACGCGAATACGGCCAGCCTAGAGTTCAGGAAGGGCTTGGTGAGGCTGGGGAGAATAGTGGGCTACGAGATCGCAAGGACGTTTCCCAAGAGAGTCGTCAAAGTGAGGACGCCTCTTGGAGAGGCCGAGGGGTTGGTTCTAGAGGACTTAGACAAAGTAGTCATAGTCGAGGTGCTGAGGGCCGCCATGCCATTAGTCGAGGGACTACTTAAGGCCTTCCCGGAGGCCAAGATAGGAGTGGTGGCGGCGAGGAGGAGGGAGGAGGGTGGAAAGATAGGCGTTGACGTGTTCTATTCGCGGATACCGAGGGTGGATGGACAAGTGGTTATACTGGCAGACCCCATGTTGGCCACGGGTACGACAATGGCTGCCGCTATCGGCGAGGTGCTCAAAAGCGGCGTTCCGAAAAGACTTATAACAGTCTCGGTTATTTCGACGCCTGTGGGCATAGAGCGCGTGTTGTCCAGTTATCCTACAGCTGAAGTGTTCACAGTGGCTATAGATGAGGTGTTGAACAGTGATGGATTCATAGTGCCCGGTCTCGGCGATGCCGGCGATAGGGCCTTCGGAGGATAG